Proteins encoded in a region of the Labeo rohita strain BAU-BD-2019 chromosome 22, IGBB_LRoh.1.0, whole genome shotgun sequence genome:
- the LOC127153317 gene encoding uncharacterized protein LOC127153317, translating into MTSDAGLYKLKILDSPSSEKIFNATVHDQMKTTPVKERNSVTLYTGVANPDDLITWYFNDILIAESLIAGHPNEICTDVQCKERFRDRLQLDNQTGSLTITNTRTTDSGLYKLQINSSSSSIIRNFSVAVFKSHVDTPALNIILHYMKAVFLGAVLPVLILAVGVGVIWFSRKHKRKNQECVQTVDVSAIAGQSVTLHTGFEVNIQDRNTTMKWYFYDTWISKNNGFSSNICIDAQCKEKFGNRLKLDSHTGDLTITNT; encoded by the exons aTGACCTCAGATGCTGGACTTTATAAACTGAAGATTTTAGACAGCCCCAGCAGCGAAAAAATCTTCAATGCTACTGTTCATG ATCAAATGAAGACAACGCCAGTGAAGGAGAGAAATTCAGTCACTTTATATACTGGTGTGGCAAATCCAGATGATTTGATTACatggtattttaatgacattctCATCGCTGAAAGCCTAATCGCTGGACATCCTAATGAGATCTGTACGGATGTTCAGTGTAaagagagattcagagacagattACAGCTGGACAATCAGACTGGATCtttgaccatcacaaacaccagaacAACAGACTCTGGACTCTATAAACTACAgatcaacagcagcagcagcagtattaTTAGGAACTTCAGCGTTGCTGTCTTTA AATCACATGTAGACACTCCAGCACTGAATATAATTTTGCATTATATGAAAGCAGTATTTCTTGGTGCAGTCCTGCCGGTGCTGATCCTGGCTGTTGGTGTTGGTGTGATTTGGTTCAGCAGGAAGCATAAACGAAAAAATCAGGAGT GTGTTCAAACAGTTGATGTGTCTGCGATAGCTGGACAATCTGTCACTCTACACACTGGTTTTGAAGTAAACATACAAGACAGAAACACTACGATGAAATGGTATTTTTATGACACTTGGATATCAAAAAACAATGGTTTTTCAAGTAATATCTGTATAGATGCTCAGTGTAAAGAGAAATTCGgaaacagactgaagctggacagTCACACAGGCGATctcaccatcacaaacacctGA